In Macadamia integrifolia cultivar HAES 741 chromosome 12, SCU_Mint_v3, whole genome shotgun sequence, the following are encoded in one genomic region:
- the LOC122057342 gene encoding putative serine/threonine-protein kinase isoform X1 codes for MNLSCFGVFKSKSKSSKEKNVKSSETEEIAPDNVRLFSHHSLRSATGNFHQSNRVGAGGFGVVYRGVLPNGTEVAIKSLSAESKQGNREFLTEIEMISNVRHPNLVQLIGCCIEGSNRMLIYEYLENNSLASALLGPNNKRSTLDWPKRAAICMGTAHGLAFLHEEAKPHIVHRDIKASNILLDRELCPKIGDFGLAKLFPDNVTHLSTKVAGTMGYLAPEYALLGQLTRKADIYSFGVLILEIISGRSNTKAAFGEDLMLLVEWTWKLKEEDRLLEIVDPELIEFPEEEVVRFIKVALFCTQAASSQRPSMTQVVEMLSKEMNLNVNSLIQPGVYKDQISQSSGGSSSLETNQAQKGKSINPFTHLGNSLSISTMEPRKGEEKEYYL; via the exons ATGAACCTGTCCTGCTTCGGTGTATTCAAATCCAAATCGAAATCAAGTAAAGAGAAGAATGTGAAATCTTCAGAGACAGAAG AGATTGCTCCCGACAATGTACGGTTGTTCTCCCATCATTCATTGAGATCTGCAACAGGAAACTTCCACCAATCAAATCGAGTCGGTGCAGGCGGTTTTGGTGTTGTCTATAGG GGTGTTTTACCAAACGGTACTGAGGTTGCAATTAAGTCTCTGTCTGCAGAATCTAAACAAGGAAATCGTGAGTTCTTGACTGAGATTGAGATGATATCAAATGTTAGACATCCGAACCTTGTTCAACTCATTGGGTGTTGCATTGAAGGAAGTAATCGTATGCTGATCTACGAGTATCTGGAGAACAACAGCCTTGCAAGTGCTTTACTCG GTCCAAATAATAAAAGGAGCACTCTAGACTGGCCTAAAAGAGCTGCCATATGCATGGGTACAGCTCATGGTCTTGCATTTCTTCATGAGGAAGCTAAACCGCATATTGTCCACCGAGATATCAAGGCCAGTAATATACTTCTTGACAGAGAGTTGTGTCCTAAAATTGGAGACTTTGGGTTGGCTAAACTTTTCCCAGACAATGTCACTCATCTTAGTACCAAAGTTGCCGGAACAAT GGGTTACTTGGCTCCAGAGTATGCTTTGTTGGGACAGCTGACGAGAAAGGCTGATATCTACAGTTTTGGAGTGCTTATACTTGAAATAATAAGTGGCAGAAGTAATACAAAGGCAGCATTTGGCGAGGATCTGATGCTTCTTGTGGAATGG ACATGGAAACTGAAAGAGGAAGATAGGCTATTGGAAATAGTTGATCCAGAATTAATCGAGTTCCCGGAGGAAGAGGTGGTCCGCTTTATTAAGGTAGCACTGTTTTGTACCCAGGCTGCATCTTCCCAGAGGCCCTCCATGACACAGGTGGTGGAGATGCTCTCCAAAGAGATGAACCTCAATGTCAACTCATTGATTCAGCCAGGTGTATATAAGGATCAAATTTCTCAATCCTCAGGTGGTAGTAGTTCACTGGAGACTAATCAGGCACAGAAGGGTAAATCAATAAATCCTTTCACCCATTTAGGCAACTCTCTTTCCATTTCAACGATGGAACCAAG GAAGGGAGAGGAAAAGGAgtattacctgtaa
- the LOC122057342 gene encoding putative serine/threonine-protein kinase isoform X2 yields MAEQEIAPDNVRLFSHHSLRSATGNFHQSNRVGAGGFGVVYRGVLPNGTEVAIKSLSAESKQGNREFLTEIEMISNVRHPNLVQLIGCCIEGSNRMLIYEYLENNSLASALLGPNNKRSTLDWPKRAAICMGTAHGLAFLHEEAKPHIVHRDIKASNILLDRELCPKIGDFGLAKLFPDNVTHLSTKVAGTMGYLAPEYALLGQLTRKADIYSFGVLILEIISGRSNTKAAFGEDLMLLVEWTWKLKEEDRLLEIVDPELIEFPEEEVVRFIKVALFCTQAASSQRPSMTQVVEMLSKEMNLNVNSLIQPGVYKDQISQSSGGSSSLETNQAQKGKSINPFTHLGNSLSISTMEPRKGEEKEYYL; encoded by the exons ATGGCTGAACAGG AGATTGCTCCCGACAATGTACGGTTGTTCTCCCATCATTCATTGAGATCTGCAACAGGAAACTTCCACCAATCAAATCGAGTCGGTGCAGGCGGTTTTGGTGTTGTCTATAGG GGTGTTTTACCAAACGGTACTGAGGTTGCAATTAAGTCTCTGTCTGCAGAATCTAAACAAGGAAATCGTGAGTTCTTGACTGAGATTGAGATGATATCAAATGTTAGACATCCGAACCTTGTTCAACTCATTGGGTGTTGCATTGAAGGAAGTAATCGTATGCTGATCTACGAGTATCTGGAGAACAACAGCCTTGCAAGTGCTTTACTCG GTCCAAATAATAAAAGGAGCACTCTAGACTGGCCTAAAAGAGCTGCCATATGCATGGGTACAGCTCATGGTCTTGCATTTCTTCATGAGGAAGCTAAACCGCATATTGTCCACCGAGATATCAAGGCCAGTAATATACTTCTTGACAGAGAGTTGTGTCCTAAAATTGGAGACTTTGGGTTGGCTAAACTTTTCCCAGACAATGTCACTCATCTTAGTACCAAAGTTGCCGGAACAAT GGGTTACTTGGCTCCAGAGTATGCTTTGTTGGGACAGCTGACGAGAAAGGCTGATATCTACAGTTTTGGAGTGCTTATACTTGAAATAATAAGTGGCAGAAGTAATACAAAGGCAGCATTTGGCGAGGATCTGATGCTTCTTGTGGAATGG ACATGGAAACTGAAAGAGGAAGATAGGCTATTGGAAATAGTTGATCCAGAATTAATCGAGTTCCCGGAGGAAGAGGTGGTCCGCTTTATTAAGGTAGCACTGTTTTGTACCCAGGCTGCATCTTCCCAGAGGCCCTCCATGACACAGGTGGTGGAGATGCTCTCCAAAGAGATGAACCTCAATGTCAACTCATTGATTCAGCCAGGTGTATATAAGGATCAAATTTCTCAATCCTCAGGTGGTAGTAGTTCACTGGAGACTAATCAGGCACAGAAGGGTAAATCAATAAATCCTTTCACCCATTTAGGCAACTCTCTTTCCATTTCAACGATGGAACCAAG GAAGGGAGAGGAAAAGGAgtattacctgtaa